From Rattus rattus isolate New Zealand chromosome 17, Rrattus_CSIRO_v1, whole genome shotgun sequence, the proteins below share one genomic window:
- the LOC116886396 gene encoding LOW QUALITY PROTEIN: NADH dehydrogenase [ubiquinone] 1 beta subcomplex subunit 3-like (The sequence of the model RefSeq protein was modified relative to this genomic sequence to represent the inferred CDS: inserted 2 bases in 1 codon), which yields MAAGHGHEHGHGHGKMELPDYRQWKIEGTPLEAXQKKLAARGLRDPWARNEAWRYMGGFADNITFTSVMLKGFKWGFAAFVVALGAEYFLTSHEDKKRH from the exons ATGGCTGCTGGACATGGTCACGAACACGGACATGGTCATGGTAAAATGGAACTTCCAGATTACAGACAGTGGAAAATTGAAGGGACGCCATTAGAAGC ACAGAAGAAGCTTGCTGCACGAGGGCTGAGGGATCCATGGGCTCGCAATGAGGCTTGGAGATACATGGGCGGCTTTGCAGACAATATCACCTTCACAAGCGTAATGTTAAAAGGATTCAAATGGGGGTTTGCTGCCTTTGTGGTAGCTTTAGGGGCCGAATATTTCCTGACTTCCCATGAGGATAAGAAGCGTcactga